Proteins found in one Paenibacillus borealis genomic segment:
- a CDS encoding beta-N-acetylhexosaminidase, producing MDKLNGDQSPFSVVQQYTKASPGQWRLSAQSRVRIVDNARADGNRVLNDTIFIVLSEYADCLAPSGRLLPVQYGECETPASGDIVIELNDSGNTGDSGVGGGMDSREGYIIEIGKFVHIMAPSERTVMYAIRTVMQLLLADGFMPYGRILDYPVMPERALHIDIGRKFYTAEWIMDRIREMSRLRLNTLQLHFSENEGFRLMSESHPGVMSEEYLTKQEMKAIIHTAARYHVALIPSLDSPGHLGYALRIHPDWLLRDSAGNAAPGALDITNAAARQFVLKLIDEYAELFAGSTHFHIGGDEFINFGQFDEYPQLAEYAENVLNISGGTGVDTYIDYLNGVAEHLESKGWTVRAWNDGLYRGDQIQRVAPKPSIQITYWTKWHEMMAPVEEIIAQGHQVMNFNDAYFYYVLGEHAGYTYPKGEKICNSWHPGLFPQRSGGAKQEYPAGSYPRELIGCSFSIWSDKPAAQTEHEVADGIRGPLSAMAERAWLGKQKLAGYAEFS from the coding sequence ATGGATAAGCTAAACGGTGATCAAAGCCCGTTCTCCGTTGTGCAGCAATATACTAAGGCTTCTCCTGGGCAATGGAGACTCTCTGCACAATCCCGGGTTAGAATTGTAGATAATGCCAGAGCAGATGGCAACAGAGTGCTGAATGATACGATATTCATCGTTCTCTCGGAATACGCAGACTGTCTGGCTCCATCCGGCCGTCTCCTGCCTGTACAATATGGAGAGTGTGAGACCCCGGCTTCAGGAGATATTGTCATTGAATTGAACGACAGTGGAAACACCGGAGACAGCGGAGTAGGCGGAGGTATGGACAGCCGGGAAGGTTATATCATTGAAATCGGCAAGTTCGTACACATCATGGCCCCTAGCGAAAGGACCGTGATGTATGCAATACGGACGGTGATGCAGCTGCTGTTGGCTGACGGCTTCATGCCCTACGGCAGAATTCTTGATTATCCCGTGATGCCTGAACGGGCGCTGCATATTGACATCGGGCGGAAATTCTATACCGCCGAGTGGATTATGGACAGAATTAGGGAGATGTCACGGCTAAGACTGAATACGCTGCAGCTGCATTTCTCGGAGAATGAAGGCTTCCGGCTGATGAGCGAGAGTCATCCCGGGGTTATGTCGGAAGAATATTTAACCAAGCAGGAAATGAAGGCGATTATTCATACGGCTGCAAGGTATCATGTTGCCCTTATTCCTTCACTGGATTCACCGGGACATCTGGGCTATGCGCTGAGAATTCATCCGGACTGGCTACTAAGGGATTCAGCGGGAAACGCAGCTCCGGGCGCGCTGGATATTACGAATGCCGCTGCGCGGCAATTCGTGCTGAAGCTGATCGATGAGTATGCCGAATTATTTGCCGGCAGCACCCATTTTCATATCGGCGGCGATGAATTTATCAACTTTGGACAGTTTGATGAATATCCTCAGCTGGCAGAGTATGCGGAGAATGTACTGAACATCAGCGGCGGGACGGGTGTGGACACTTACATTGACTACCTTAACGGAGTTGCTGAACATCTGGAGTCCAAGGGCTGGACCGTCCGCGCCTGGAATGATGGACTGTACCGTGGGGATCAGATCCAGAGGGTAGCGCCTAAACCTTCTATCCAAATTACGTATTGGACAAAATGGCATGAGATGATGGCCCCGGTTGAAGAGATCATTGCGCAGGGACATCAGGTGATGAATTTCAACGATGCTTACTTTTATTACGTACTTGGTGAGCATGCAGGCTATACGTATCCAAAAGGAGAGAAAATCTGCAATTCATGGCATCCGGGGTTGTTCCCGCAGCGGTCCGGCGGAGCGAAGCAGGAATATCCCGCGGGTTCTTATCCGCGTGAGTTAATCGGCTGTTCCTTCTCTATCTGGAGCGACAAGCCGGCAGCGCAGACCGAACACGAAGTGGCAGACGGAATCCGCGGGCCGCTTAGCGCTATGGCGGAGAGAGCGTGGCTGGGGAAGCAGAAGCTGGCCGGTTACGCGGAGTTCAGCTGA